One Bacteroidota bacterium genomic window carries:
- a CDS encoding AAA family ATPase — MKRLPLGIQTFSQIIEDKMVYVDKSAYIARLVLGYKYVFLSRPRRFGKSLFLSSLYSFFNGNSELFDGLAIKDSIKEPWDSFPIIRLDFSAFPSGNPLELSYSINKSLMDYAEQYSIDLGGLIEHEYLATLIRGIYKNTGKRVVILIDEYDKPIVDLLDNPAIAEQNKEKKMLELRTYYELGLPNLEVEESFYKYLFSSMTELDPEIDISFVEK; from the coding sequence ATGAAAAGACTTCCTCTCGGAATACAGACATTTTCACAGATTATCGAAGACAAAATGGTCTATGTGGACAAATCCGCATATATCGCCAGGCTTGTTTTAGGTTACAAATATGTTTTTCTTTCGCGACCAAGGAGGTTCGGGAAGTCTCTGTTCCTATCGTCTCTCTATTCCTTCTTTAACGGAAATTCCGAACTTTTTGATGGTCTTGCAATTAAAGACAGTATCAAGGAACCGTGGGACTCTTTCCCGATAATCAGACTCGATTTCTCCGCATTTCCCTCAGGTAATCCACTTGAACTCTCCTATTCGATCAATAAATCGCTCATGGATTATGCTGAGCAATATTCCATTGACCTGGGCGGTCTGATTGAGCACGAGTATCTTGCCACTCTTATAAGAGGTATCTACAAAAATACAGGCAAACGGGTTGTAATACTGATTGATGAATATGATAAACCAATTGTCGATCTTCTTGACAATCCCGCAATTGCAGAACAAAACAAAGAAAAAAAGATGCTTGAGCTACGGACATATTACGAACTCGGTCTGCCAAATCTCGAAGTTGAGGAATCGTTTTACAAGTATCTGTTTTCGAGTATGACAGAACTGGATCCGGAAATTGACATCTCCTTCGTAGAAAAATAA
- the hisG gene encoding ATP phosphoribosyltransferase, whose product MFPLNNGNLKIAVQKKGRLTEKSIELLNLCGLGIDNYTDRLYISATNFPADILFLRDDDIPEYVQDGVADLGIVGENVITEKPVTIDLKEKLGFGKCRIMIAYPDSVQIDDVSGLAGKKIATTYPSILGKFLAKNDIEARIIEISGSVEIAPALGIADVICDIVSTGNTLKLNKLKRGFTVFESEAALIASPALRDNPVKEQLVSDLLKRIRSVITARKSKYLMMNVPKASLEEVIKMIPASKSPTILPLFDESTVAVHAVVPSGYIWEVLDPLKNAGATGILVLPIENMIP is encoded by the coding sequence ATGTTTCCCCTCAATAATGGCAACTTAAAAATAGCGGTTCAGAAAAAAGGAAGGCTCACTGAAAAATCGATTGAGCTCCTGAATTTGTGCGGTCTCGGCATAGACAACTATACCGACCGCCTCTATATATCAGCAACCAACTTCCCTGCTGACATTCTTTTCCTCAGGGATGATGATATTCCTGAATATGTACAGGATGGCGTTGCCGACCTTGGTATAGTCGGTGAAAATGTAATTACCGAAAAACCCGTTACGATAGACCTGAAGGAAAAACTCGGTTTCGGGAAGTGCCGTATTATGATCGCATACCCCGATTCAGTGCAAATTGACGATGTTTCAGGTCTTGCAGGAAAGAAAATTGCGACCACCTACCCCTCAATTCTGGGAAAATTTCTCGCTAAGAACGATATCGAAGCAAGAATAATTGAGATTTCAGGGTCGGTGGAGATTGCCCCCGCTCTCGGTATCGCCGATGTAATTTGTGATATTGTCTCTACAGGTAACACTCTCAAACTGAACAAATTGAAAAGGGGCTTTACTGTTTTTGAGTCGGAAGCCGCACTTATTGCATCCCCGGCGTTACGGGACAATCCGGTAAAAGAGCAACTCGTCTCCGACCTGTTGAAAAGAATAAGATCGGTGATAACTGCAAGAAAATCGAAATACTTGATGATGAATGTACCTAAAGCTTCACTTGAAGAGGTAATTAAGATGATCCCCGCATCAAAAAGTCCGACAATCCTTCCTCTTTTTGACGAATCAACAGTTGCTGTTCATGCAGTCGTTCCTTCGGGATACATCTGGGAAGTGCTCGACCCTCTTAAAAATGCGGGAGCGACGGGGATTCTGGTTCTGCCAATTGAAAATATGATACCGTAA
- the hisD gene encoding histidinol dehydrogenase, which produces MEKIDATNLTKDLLEEVTARTGLNISSARKTAEAIISEVKSVGLKAVIKYAQIFDRFRRVSIRLVKNEIEDAIQGLDSRSKNAIHTAFENILAFHNPQKPVDYSVETAEGVLCERKFVSIENVGLYIPGGSAVLPSTVLMLGVPAMIAGCKRVVLVTPASEKVEPAVIYAASLCGISEIYAVGGAQAVAMLAYGVEGVERVDKIFGPGNQFVTAAKMAVATDGSGCSIDMPAGPSELLIIADETADARFVAADLLSQAEHGTDSQTILLSTSEMLINEVEQELAQQMSLLPRKKEMEGSLSNSRLVKVANMEDAFTISNKYAPEHLIINTKDAGMLKNKVINAGSVFIGQWSPESAGDYASGTNHSLPTSGYARATGGVAVESFMKGITFQELSKDSLQRISETVVTLAEIEKLEAHAAAVKTRMSP; this is translated from the coding sequence ATGGAAAAAATTGACGCAACAAATCTTACAAAAGACCTTCTCGAAGAGGTAACCGCCAGAACGGGACTTAATATCTCATCTGCCCGGAAGACCGCGGAAGCCATAATCTCCGAAGTGAAGTCAGTTGGGCTCAAGGCGGTAATTAAATACGCACAAATATTTGACAGATTCAGAAGGGTTAGTATCCGGCTTGTTAAAAACGAGATAGAGGATGCGATTCAGGGGCTTGATTCCAGGTCAAAAAATGCGATTCACACTGCTTTTGAGAACATTCTTGCTTTCCACAATCCGCAAAAACCTGTCGATTATTCAGTTGAAACAGCAGAAGGTGTTTTGTGCGAGAGGAAGTTTGTTTCAATTGAAAATGTCGGATTGTATATCCCGGGTGGTTCTGCAGTACTCCCATCAACTGTCCTTATGCTCGGGGTGCCTGCCATGATTGCAGGGTGTAAACGGGTTGTATTGGTTACTCCCGCATCTGAAAAAGTTGAGCCTGCTGTAATCTATGCTGCAAGTCTTTGCGGAATTTCTGAAATATACGCGGTCGGTGGTGCCCAGGCTGTTGCGATGCTTGCTTACGGAGTGGAAGGAGTGGAGAGAGTTGACAAAATTTTCGGTCCCGGGAATCAGTTCGTTACCGCCGCAAAAATGGCAGTCGCGACTGACGGCTCAGGTTGCTCCATCGATATGCCGGCAGGTCCGAGCGAACTGTTGATAATTGCCGATGAAACAGCCGATGCCCGGTTTGTAGCAGCAGATCTACTTTCACAGGCTGAACACGGGACTGATTCCCAGACGATTCTTCTTTCCACCTCTGAAATGCTTATTAATGAAGTGGAACAGGAACTTGCCCAACAGATGTCCCTTCTCCCAAGGAAGAAAGAGATGGAAGGCAGCCTCTCCAACAGCCGGCTGGTGAAGGTGGCAAACATGGAGGATGCGTTTACGATTTCCAATAAATATGCACCCGAGCACCTTATTATAAACACCAAAGATGCTGGCATGTTAAAGAATAAAGTAATAAATGCGGGATCGGTATTCATTGGTCAGTGGTCTCCCGAAAGTGCCGGTGATTACGCATCAGGGACGAATCACTCACTTCCCACATCGGGTTATGCCCGCGCAACGGGAGGTGTAGCGGTCGAATCATTTATGAAAGGAATCACATTTCAGGAATTGAGCAAGGATAGTCTGCAAAGAATTTCCGAAACAGTAGTAACACTGGCAGAAATTGAGAAACTTGAAGCCCATGCTGCTGCCGTAAAAACAAGGATGTCACCATGA
- the hisB gene encoding imidazoleglycerol-phosphate dehydratase HisB, whose translation MSEIFEFQPETTEFSGNAAIGRFAVTQRKTKETDIAIEVSLDEPGNSQISTGIGFFDHMLDQIARHGNIGLKIKVNGDLGIDEHHTVEDTGIVLGETLLKALGNKAGIQRYGFWIPMDDSEASCAIDLGGRTHLKFKAKFKREFIGEFPAELAEEFFRAVASGMKANIVIKASGKNDHHKIEAIFKSFAKALNEAARLDERTQGSLPSTKGVL comes from the coding sequence ATGTCGGAAATATTTGAATTTCAACCCGAAACAACAGAGTTTAGTGGAAATGCTGCAATCGGCAGATTTGCGGTAACACAAAGAAAAACAAAAGAAACCGACATTGCAATCGAAGTAAGCCTGGATGAACCCGGCAACTCGCAAATCTCAACAGGGATCGGTTTTTTTGATCACATGCTCGACCAGATTGCGAGGCACGGCAATATCGGTCTTAAAATAAAGGTGAATGGTGACCTTGGAATTGACGAACACCACACAGTTGAGGACACCGGCATCGTCCTCGGTGAGACACTTCTAAAAGCACTTGGCAACAAGGCGGGAATACAAAGATACGGATTCTGGATTCCGATGGATGATTCCGAAGCAAGCTGTGCAATCGACCTCGGTGGAAGAACTCATCTGAAGTTTAAGGCAAAATTCAAGCGGGAGTTTATCGGAGAGTTCCCTGCCGAACTGGCGGAAGAGTTTTTCAGAGCCGTGGCATCGGGAATGAAAGCAAACATCGTTATAAAAGCAAGCGGGAAAAATGATCATCATAAAATCGAAGCGATCTTCAAATCATTTGCTAAAGCACTTAATGAAGCTGCCCGTCTTGATGAGAGAACTCAGGGCTCACTCCCTTCAACAAAGGGGGTATTATGA
- the hisH gene encoding imidazole glycerol phosphate synthase subunit HisH — protein sequence MTGIIDYGAGNTASVGYALSRLGADFIISDSVDELKKCKRLILPGVGSARFAMESLREKGVIDLITGWKKPFLGICLGMQLLVDHSEEGDIDCLGVIPGKCILFDRDKTKVPLMGWNRVVFTDFSGLFSGLHSGEWFYFAHSYYIPGSPFTIAESENCGHYSAAIQKDNFFGVQFHPEKSSTQGKQLLQNFIEMEVKC from the coding sequence ATGACAGGTATTATCGATTATGGTGCGGGCAATACTGCGTCGGTGGGCTATGCCCTCTCCCGGCTTGGTGCTGATTTTATTATCTCCGATTCAGTAGATGAACTCAAAAAATGCAAAAGGTTGATCCTGCCCGGTGTTGGTTCCGCTCGCTTTGCGATGGAAAGTCTGAGAGAAAAAGGAGTGATTGATCTGATAACGGGCTGGAAAAAACCGTTTCTCGGCATCTGCCTTGGTATGCAACTCCTCGTCGACCACTCCGAGGAGGGGGATATCGACTGTCTTGGTGTGATTCCGGGGAAGTGTATTCTCTTCGACAGGGATAAAACAAAAGTGCCTCTGATGGGGTGGAACAGGGTCGTTTTTACGGATTTCTCCGGACTTTTTAGCGGATTGCATAGCGGTGAGTGGTTCTACTTTGCCCACTCATATTACATTCCGGGTTCACCGTTTACGATTGCCGAATCTGAAAACTGCGGTCATTATTCAGCCGCTATACAGAAAGACAATTTCTTCGGGGTTCAGTTTCATCCCGAAAAGTCATCGACACAGGGAAAGCAACTGCTACAAAATTTTATCGAAATGGAGGTAAAATGTTAG
- a CDS encoding 1-(5-phosphoribosyl)-5-[(5-phosphoribosylamino)methylideneamino] imidazole-4-carboxamide isomerase has translation MLVIPAMDILEGKVVRLLKGAFDSVTTYSSAPVKVVEKFVEAGFNRLHIVDLSGARERKPRIMNLVREIKSLFPVEIQSGGGVRTLDDARRIMESGVDFLVAGSISVKYRDIFEKITNEIGAESIISASDSRDGMIAVDGWESTSVINLEDQIRYCLSLGINSFLVTDISRDGTLEGTNLPLYKKLLTDFPGIFLIASGGVKDKTDLQQLKESSVPSVVVGKAYYENRITLEEMTNAC, from the coding sequence ATGTTAGTTATTCCGGCAATGGATATCCTTGAAGGGAAAGTTGTACGCCTTCTTAAAGGGGCATTTGATTCCGTTACCACATATTCCTCAGCACCTGTTAAAGTTGTGGAAAAATTCGTTGAGGCAGGATTTAACAGGCTCCACATCGTGGATCTCTCCGGTGCAAGGGAGCGGAAACCCCGGATTATGAACCTTGTGAGGGAGATAAAATCTCTGTTCCCTGTGGAAATACAGTCGGGAGGTGGAGTTAGAACCCTCGACGATGCTCGTCGTATCATGGAAAGCGGAGTTGACTTTCTTGTTGCAGGTTCAATTTCAGTGAAATACAGAGACATTTTTGAAAAAATTACAAATGAGATTGGCGCAGAATCAATTATTTCCGCAAGTGATTCGAGGGACGGCATGATCGCCGTTGACGGCTGGGAATCAACCTCGGTTATCAACCTTGAGGATCAAATCAGGTATTGTTTGTCTCTCGGAATAAATTCATTCCTTGTAACCGATATCAGCAGGGACGGAACCCTTGAAGGGACAAATCTGCCACTCTATAAAAAACTTCTCACAGATTTCCCCGGCATCTTTTTGATCGCTTCGGGTGGAGTGAAAGACAAAACCGACCTTCAGCAACTGAAAGAGAGCAGTGTCCCCTCTGTTGTAGTCGGGAAAGCGTACTATGAAAACAGAATCACCCTTGAGGAGATGACAAATGCCTGCTAA
- the hisF gene encoding imidazole glycerol phosphate synthase subunit HisF, whose protein sequence is MPAKRIIPCLDVKEGRVVKGTNFVGLKDAGDAIELAALYSESGADELVFLDITATLERRKTIFAFVEEVAKAISIPFTVGGGISELTDIERLLRAGADKVSLNSSIVRNPGFITEAAYRFGSQAIVAAIDINLEDGQYPVYVSGGKKKTEFDGFIWCKQVESLGAGEILLTSMHCDGTRRGFDLAFLSRLQGEVNIPVIASGGAGNKQHFLDAFEKAGVDACLAAGLFHFGELAIPELKDFLRNNGIETRV, encoded by the coding sequence ATGCCTGCTAAAAGAATTATCCCCTGCCTCGATGTAAAAGAGGGAAGGGTAGTAAAAGGAACAAATTTTGTCGGACTTAAAGATGCGGGTGATGCGATAGAACTTGCAGCCCTCTACTCTGAAAGCGGAGCTGACGAACTGGTGTTCCTTGACATCACCGCAACACTGGAACGGAGGAAAACGATTTTTGCATTTGTGGAGGAGGTTGCAAAAGCCATCTCAATACCTTTTACAGTGGGCGGCGGCATTTCCGAATTAACGGACATCGAGAGACTCCTCAGAGCAGGAGCTGACAAGGTTTCACTTAACAGCTCAATTGTTCGCAATCCCGGATTTATTACTGAAGCAGCTTACAGATTCGGTAGTCAGGCAATTGTTGCCGCAATAGACATAAATCTTGAAGACGGACAGTATCCCGTTTATGTAAGCGGCGGGAAGAAGAAGACTGAATTTGACGGATTTATTTGGTGCAAGCAGGTGGAATCCCTCGGAGCGGGAGAAATCCTCCTTACTTCCATGCACTGCGATGGAACGAGAAGGGGATTTGATCTTGCGTTTCTCTCCCGTCTGCAGGGTGAAGTGAATATCCCTGTGATTGCCTCAGGTGGAGCCGGGAACAAACAGCATTTTCTCGATGCCTTCGAAAAAGCGGGTGTGGATGCCTGTCTCGCTGCGGGATTGTTCCATTTTGGCGAACTCGCAATCCCGGAATTAAAAGATTTTTTAAGAAATAATGGAATTGAAACAAGAGTATGA
- the hisIE gene encoding bifunctional phosphoribosyl-AMP cyclohydrolase/phosphoribosyl-ATP diphosphatase HisIE, whose amino-acid sequence MKNRILDTALMDYEKTSGLVPAVITDHQSGQVLMVGFMNNEAVTQTISTGKVTFFSRTKRRLWTKGEESGNFLFVEEIIPDCDNDTLLIKAKPAGPVCHTGSHTCFGEDEATPFAFLDRLFTVIEERREKLPEGSYTTSLFKRGSDRIIQKVGEEAVEVVIAAKNRNREEIKNESADLLFHLLVMLSEQEINPGEVVETLIARHGR is encoded by the coding sequence ATGAAAAACAGAATTTTGGATACAGCTTTAATGGATTATGAAAAAACGAGTGGACTTGTTCCTGCCGTAATCACCGATCACCAATCCGGACAGGTACTGATGGTGGGATTCATGAACAATGAGGCGGTTACACAGACTATCTCGACGGGGAAGGTCACTTTTTTCAGCAGAACGAAGAGGAGACTCTGGACAAAGGGTGAAGAATCAGGAAATTTTCTTTTTGTAGAAGAGATAATCCCCGACTGTGACAACGACACCCTCCTGATTAAAGCGAAACCTGCCGGTCCTGTCTGTCATACGGGTTCACACACCTGTTTCGGTGAAGATGAGGCAACCCCGTTTGCTTTTCTTGACAGGCTTTTCACCGTTATCGAGGAGAGGAGAGAAAAACTGCCGGAGGGGTCATACACCACTTCCCTTTTTAAGAGAGGGTCTGACAGGATTATCCAAAAAGTTGGTGAAGAGGCGGTTGAAGTGGTGATTGCTGCTAAAAACAGAAACAGGGAAGAGATAAAAAACGAGTCGGCAGACCTCCTGTTTCATCTGCTTGTTATGTTGTCGGAACAGGAAATCAACCCGGGGGAAGTTGTTGAAACACTTATTGCGAGACACGGCAGGTAG
- a CDS encoding pirin family protein, translating to METSPIIAVVPLNFQWPVLDPFIFCAHHNDHYPRGNGEMGPAASLEGRRLGEDFVVKDGWRMYHGESVPGFPAHPHRGFETVTVVMQGFVDHSDSHKQAGRYGNGDVQWMTAGSGLQHSEMFPLLNEDKENPLELFQVWLNLPREKKMAPPYFKMLWADEIPVVTIKDETGLKTEINLIAGSIGDVQAPAPAPDSWAANPENEVAIWTIKMEPGAVWEIPKVSENAFRVIFFYRGASILVEDTSVNEYTAVQLKADSFVKITAGETDCFIFLLQGMPINEPVYQYGPFVMNTKAEITKAFVDFDQTQFGGWPWERRDNVFPKDAGRFAEHIDGRKEIK from the coding sequence ATGGAAACAAGTCCGATAATTGCAGTCGTCCCGCTTAATTTTCAATGGCCCGTTCTGGATCCGTTTATTTTTTGCGCACATCACAATGACCACTATCCCCGCGGAAATGGCGAAATGGGTCCCGCTGCATCCCTTGAAGGAAGACGCCTCGGTGAGGATTTTGTGGTGAAGGACGGGTGGCGGATGTATCACGGTGAATCAGTTCCGGGGTTTCCGGCGCATCCACACAGAGGATTTGAGACTGTTACTGTGGTGATGCAAGGATTTGTTGATCATTCCGACTCTCACAAGCAGGCGGGCAGATACGGTAACGGCGATGTTCAGTGGATGACGGCGGGAAGCGGACTGCAGCACTCGGAAATGTTTCCTCTGCTCAACGAGGATAAGGAAAATCCTCTCGAACTGTTCCAGGTGTGGCTAAACCTCCCGCGCGAAAAGAAAATGGCTCCCCCCTACTTTAAAATGTTGTGGGCTGACGAAATTCCTGTGGTCACCATTAAGGATGAAACGGGTCTTAAAACAGAAATCAACCTGATAGCGGGCAGTATCGGCGATGTTCAGGCACCCGCACCGGCTCCCGATTCGTGGGCTGCTAATCCGGAAAATGAAGTGGCGATCTGGACGATTAAAATGGAACCCGGAGCGGTCTGGGAAATACCCAAAGTCTCTGAAAACGCATTCAGGGTTATCTTCTTTTACAGGGGAGCGTCCATCCTTGTGGAAGATACTTCTGTAAATGAATATACGGCAGTACAGTTAAAGGCTGATTCATTCGTAAAGATTACCGCAGGCGAAACAGATTGCTTCATTTTTCTGCTACAGGGTATGCCGATAAACGAACCGGTATATCAGTATGGTCCGTTCGTGATGAATACGAAAGCTGAAATAACTAAGGCTTTTGTCGATTTTGATCAGACTCAGTTCGGTGGGTGGCCCTGGGAGAGACGCGACAATGTTTTCCCCAAAGATGCAGGACGGTTTGCCGAGCACATCGACGGAAGAAAAGAAATTAAATAA
- a CDS encoding DUF255 domain-containing protein, whose translation MKFYIRISVLFLLLTGAIIPQSLKWYTPAEGFAKAAKESKTVLLDAYTEWCGWCKVMDTATYGKQNVIDLLNKDFVCVKYNPETDGNISIAGNSMTPEQFGKSFKISGYPATAFYTSKGEFIQTITGYIEQEEFATKILPFILSGEAFKTNYGSMKYLKALDEFAKKGMNSSLKLAYALVYFEVEGDDAKAIAAVKEIEKTDSLFWLAQEILAYINDRENTELSPKGQEKIQEIVQQYLRIE comes from the coding sequence ATGAAATTTTACATCAGGATATCCGTCCTTTTTCTTCTCTTGACCGGTGCTATTATCCCCCAGTCTTTGAAGTGGTACACCCCCGCTGAAGGATTTGCCAAAGCGGCAAAGGAGAGTAAAACTGTTTTGCTCGATGCCTATACTGAATGGTGCGGCTGGTGCAAGGTAATGGATACAGCCACTTATGGCAAGCAAAATGTAATTGACCTTCTCAACAAGGATTTTGTCTGTGTAAAATACAATCCTGAGACCGACGGAAACATTTCAATAGCAGGAAACTCGATGACGCCTGAACAATTCGGCAAATCATTTAAGATTTCGGGATATCCTGCCACTGCTTTCTACACTTCCAAGGGTGAATTTATTCAGACAATCACGGGATATATTGAACAGGAAGAATTTGCGACAAAGATACTTCCTTTCATTCTCAGCGGAGAGGCTTTCAAAACAAACTACGGGTCGATGAAATACCTCAAGGCTCTTGATGAATTTGCCAAAAAGGGGATGAATTCCTCGTTGAAACTTGCATACGCTCTTGTCTATTTCGAAGTGGAGGGTGATGATGCAAAAGCGATTGCCGCAGTAAAAGAGATTGAGAAAACCGACAGCCTCTTCTGGCTCGCCCAGGAAATTCTCGCTTATATTAACGACCGGGAAAACACTGAATTAAGTCCAAAAGGACAGGAAAAGATTCAGGAAATAGTGCAGCAATATCTCAGAATTGAATAA